The Tamandua tetradactyla isolate mTamTet1 chromosome 23, mTamTet1.pri, whole genome shotgun sequence genome includes a window with the following:
- the TBC1D24 gene encoding TBC1 domain family member 24 isoform X2, which translates to MDSPGYNCFVDRAKMDRAIRDAGPRELSCTELPELKQLARQGYWAHSHALRGQVYQRLIRDIPCRAVTPDASVYSDIVGKIVGKHSGSSLPLPEFVDSSQVPSYCLNPRGEGAVRKILLCVAHQFPDISFCPALPAVVALLLHYSLDEAECFEKTCRILACNDPSKRLIDQSFLAFESSCMTFGDLVNKYCQAAHKLMVAVSEDVLQVYSDWQRWLFGELPLSYFARVFDVFLVEGYKVLYRVALAILKFFHKVRAGQPLESDNVKQDIRLFVKDIAKTVSPEKLLEKAFAIRLFSRKEIQLLQLANEKALKHRGITVKQKSVSLYRRQFVHLAVHAENFHSEIVSVKEMRDIWSWVPERFALCQPLLLFSSLQHGYSLTRFYFQCEGHEPTLLLIKTTQKEVCGAYLSTDWSERNKFGGKLGFFGTGECFVFRPEVQRYEWVVIKHPELTKATPVAPPEATAAPSQLGHAVPLDPTDRLSPFLAARHFNLPSKTESMFMAGGSDCLVIGGGGGQALYIDGDLNRGRTGHCDTFNNQPLCSENFLIAAVEAWGFQDPNTQNPGP; encoded by the exons ATGGACTCCCCTGGCTACAACTGCTTCGTGGACAGAGCCAAGATGGACAGAGCCATTCGCGACGCGGGGCCCCGGGAGCTGAGCTGCACGGAGCTGCCGGAGCTGAAGCAGCTGGCTCGGCAGGGCTACTGGGCGCACAGCCATGCCCTGCGGGGCCAGGTGTACCAGCGGCTGATCCGCGACATCCCGTGCCGCGCAGTCACGCCCGACGCCAGCGTGTACAGCGACATCGTGGGCAAGATCGTGGGCAAGCACAGCGGCAGCAGCCTGCCCCTGCCCGAGTTCGTGGACAGCAGCCAGGTGCCCAGCTACTGCCTGAACCCACGGGGCGAGGGGGCCGTGCGCAAGATCCTGCTGTGCGTGGCCCACCAGTTCCCCGACATCTCCTTCTGTCCCGCCCTGCCTGCCGTCGTGGCCCTGCTCCTGCACTACAGCCTGGACGAGGCCGAGTGCTTCGAGAAGACCTGCCGCATCCTGGCCTGCAACGACCCCAGCAAAAGGCTCATCGACCAGAGCTTCCTGGCCTTCGAGTCGTCCTGTATGACCTTCGGGGACCTGGTGAACAAGTACTGCCAGGCAGCCCACAAGCTGATGGTGGCTGTGTCCGAGGATGTCCTGCAGGTCTACTCCGACTGGCAGCGCTGGCTCTTCGGGGAGCTGCCCCTCAGCTACTTTGCCCGCGTCTTTGACGTCTTCCTGGTTGAGGGGTACAAGGTGCTGTACCGGGTGGCGCTGGCAATCCTCAAGTTCTTCCACAAGGTGAGAGCCGGGCAGCCCCTCGAGTCAGACAATGTGAAGCAGGACATCCGGCTGTTTGTCAAGGACATTGCCAAGACGGTGTCTCCCGAGAAGCTGCTGGAGAAGGCCTTTGCCATCCGGCTGTTCTCGCGGAAGGAGATCCAGCTCCTGCAGCTGGCCAACGAGAAGGCGCTGAAACACCGGGGCATTACGGTCAAGCAGAAGAG TGTTTCACTTTACAGAAG GCAGTTTGTGCACCTGGCCGTCCACGCAGAGAACTTCCACTCGGAGATTGTCAGCGTGAAAGAAATGAGAGACATCTGGTCGTGGGTCCCCGAGCGCTTCGCCCTCTGCCAGCCCCTGCTGCTCTTCTCCTCACTGCAGCACGGCTACAGCCTGACCAG GTTTTACTTCCAGTGTGAAGGGCACGAGCCCACCCTCCTTCTCATTAAGACCACTCAAAAGGAG GTGTGTGGCGCTTACCTGTCAACAGACTGGAGTGAAAGAAATAAGTTTGGAGGCAAACTGGGCTTCTTTGGGACCGGAGAGTGCTTTGTGTTCAGG CCTGAGGTCCAGCGCTACGAGTGGGTGGTCATTAAACACCCTGAGCTGACCAAGGCGACGCCCGTGGCACCCCCGGAGGCCACGGCCGCTCCCTCCCAGCTGGGCCATGCCGTCCCCTTGGACCCCACCGACCGCCTCTCGCCGTTCCTGGCCGCTCGGCACTTCAACCTGCCGTCCAAGACAGAGTCCATGTTCATGGCCGGCGGCAGCGACTGCCTCGTCATCG GTGGAGGGGGCGGCCAGGCACTCTACATTGATGGGGACCTGAACCGTGGCCGCACGGGACACTGCGACACCTTCAACAACCAGCCCCTCTGCTCCGAGAACTTCCTCATCGCAGCGGTGGAGGCATGGGGCTTCCAGGACCCCAACACCCAGAACCCGGGCCCGTGA
- the TBC1D24 gene encoding TBC1 domain family member 24 isoform X1, whose translation MDSPGYNCFVDRAKMDRAIRDAGPRELSCTELPELKQLARQGYWAHSHALRGQVYQRLIRDIPCRAVTPDASVYSDIVGKIVGKHSGSSLPLPEFVDSSQVPSYCLNPRGEGAVRKILLCVAHQFPDISFCPALPAVVALLLHYSLDEAECFEKTCRILACNDPSKRLIDQSFLAFESSCMTFGDLVNKYCQAAHKLMVAVSEDVLQVYSDWQRWLFGELPLSYFARVFDVFLVEGYKVLYRVALAILKFFHKVRAGQPLESDNVKQDIRLFVKDIAKTVSPEKLLEKAFAIRLFSRKEIQLLQLANEKALKHRGITVKQKSVSLYRRQFVHLAVHAENFHSEIVSVKEMRDIWSWVPERFALCQPLLLFSSLQHGYSLTRFYFQCEGHEPTLLLIKTTQKEVCGAYLSTDWSERNKFGGKLGFFGTGECFVFRLQPEVQRYEWVVIKHPELTKATPVAPPEATAAPSQLGHAVPLDPTDRLSPFLAARHFNLPSKTESMFMAGGSDCLVIGGGGGQALYIDGDLNRGRTGHCDTFNNQPLCSENFLIAAVEAWGFQDPNTQNPGP comes from the exons ATGGACTCCCCTGGCTACAACTGCTTCGTGGACAGAGCCAAGATGGACAGAGCCATTCGCGACGCGGGGCCCCGGGAGCTGAGCTGCACGGAGCTGCCGGAGCTGAAGCAGCTGGCTCGGCAGGGCTACTGGGCGCACAGCCATGCCCTGCGGGGCCAGGTGTACCAGCGGCTGATCCGCGACATCCCGTGCCGCGCAGTCACGCCCGACGCCAGCGTGTACAGCGACATCGTGGGCAAGATCGTGGGCAAGCACAGCGGCAGCAGCCTGCCCCTGCCCGAGTTCGTGGACAGCAGCCAGGTGCCCAGCTACTGCCTGAACCCACGGGGCGAGGGGGCCGTGCGCAAGATCCTGCTGTGCGTGGCCCACCAGTTCCCCGACATCTCCTTCTGTCCCGCCCTGCCTGCCGTCGTGGCCCTGCTCCTGCACTACAGCCTGGACGAGGCCGAGTGCTTCGAGAAGACCTGCCGCATCCTGGCCTGCAACGACCCCAGCAAAAGGCTCATCGACCAGAGCTTCCTGGCCTTCGAGTCGTCCTGTATGACCTTCGGGGACCTGGTGAACAAGTACTGCCAGGCAGCCCACAAGCTGATGGTGGCTGTGTCCGAGGATGTCCTGCAGGTCTACTCCGACTGGCAGCGCTGGCTCTTCGGGGAGCTGCCCCTCAGCTACTTTGCCCGCGTCTTTGACGTCTTCCTGGTTGAGGGGTACAAGGTGCTGTACCGGGTGGCGCTGGCAATCCTCAAGTTCTTCCACAAGGTGAGAGCCGGGCAGCCCCTCGAGTCAGACAATGTGAAGCAGGACATCCGGCTGTTTGTCAAGGACATTGCCAAGACGGTGTCTCCCGAGAAGCTGCTGGAGAAGGCCTTTGCCATCCGGCTGTTCTCGCGGAAGGAGATCCAGCTCCTGCAGCTGGCCAACGAGAAGGCGCTGAAACACCGGGGCATTACGGTCAAGCAGAAGAG TGTTTCACTTTACAGAAG GCAGTTTGTGCACCTGGCCGTCCACGCAGAGAACTTCCACTCGGAGATTGTCAGCGTGAAAGAAATGAGAGACATCTGGTCGTGGGTCCCCGAGCGCTTCGCCCTCTGCCAGCCCCTGCTGCTCTTCTCCTCACTGCAGCACGGCTACAGCCTGACCAG GTTTTACTTCCAGTGTGAAGGGCACGAGCCCACCCTCCTTCTCATTAAGACCACTCAAAAGGAG GTGTGTGGCGCTTACCTGTCAACAGACTGGAGTGAAAGAAATAAGTTTGGAGGCAAACTGGGCTTCTTTGGGACCGGAGAGTGCTTTGTGTTCAGG CTGCAGCCTGAGGTCCAGCGCTACGAGTGGGTGGTCATTAAACACCCTGAGCTGACCAAGGCGACGCCCGTGGCACCCCCGGAGGCCACGGCCGCTCCCTCCCAGCTGGGCCATGCCGTCCCCTTGGACCCCACCGACCGCCTCTCGCCGTTCCTGGCCGCTCGGCACTTCAACCTGCCGTCCAAGACAGAGTCCATGTTCATGGCCGGCGGCAGCGACTGCCTCGTCATCG GTGGAGGGGGCGGCCAGGCACTCTACATTGATGGGGACCTGAACCGTGGCCGCACGGGACACTGCGACACCTTCAACAACCAGCCCCTCTGCTCCGAGAACTTCCTCATCGCAGCGGTGGAGGCATGGGGCTTCCAGGACCCCAACACCCAGAACCCGGGCCCGTGA
- the TBC1D24 gene encoding TBC1 domain family member 24 isoform X3 — MDSPGYNCFVDRAKMDRAIRDAGPRELSCTELPELKQLARQGYWAHSHALRGQVYQRLIRDIPCRAVTPDASVYSDIVGKIVGKHSGSSLPLPEFVDSSQVPSYCLNPRGEGAVRKILLCVAHQFPDISFCPALPAVVALLLHYSLDEAECFEKTCRILACNDPSKRLIDQSFLAFESSCMTFGDLVNKYCQAAHKLMVAVSEDVLQVYSDWQRWLFGELPLSYFARVFDVFLVEGYKVLYRVALAILKFFHKVRAGQPLESDNVKQDIRLFVKDIAKTVSPEKLLEKAFAIRLFSRKEIQLLQLANEKALKHRGITVKQKRQFVHLAVHAENFHSEIVSVKEMRDIWSWVPERFALCQPLLLFSSLQHGYSLTRFYFQCEGHEPTLLLIKTTQKEVCGAYLSTDWSERNKFGGKLGFFGTGECFVFRLQPEVQRYEWVVIKHPELTKATPVAPPEATAAPSQLGHAVPLDPTDRLSPFLAARHFNLPSKTESMFMAGGSDCLVIGGGGGQALYIDGDLNRGRTGHCDTFNNQPLCSENFLIAAVEAWGFQDPNTQNPGP; from the exons ATGGACTCCCCTGGCTACAACTGCTTCGTGGACAGAGCCAAGATGGACAGAGCCATTCGCGACGCGGGGCCCCGGGAGCTGAGCTGCACGGAGCTGCCGGAGCTGAAGCAGCTGGCTCGGCAGGGCTACTGGGCGCACAGCCATGCCCTGCGGGGCCAGGTGTACCAGCGGCTGATCCGCGACATCCCGTGCCGCGCAGTCACGCCCGACGCCAGCGTGTACAGCGACATCGTGGGCAAGATCGTGGGCAAGCACAGCGGCAGCAGCCTGCCCCTGCCCGAGTTCGTGGACAGCAGCCAGGTGCCCAGCTACTGCCTGAACCCACGGGGCGAGGGGGCCGTGCGCAAGATCCTGCTGTGCGTGGCCCACCAGTTCCCCGACATCTCCTTCTGTCCCGCCCTGCCTGCCGTCGTGGCCCTGCTCCTGCACTACAGCCTGGACGAGGCCGAGTGCTTCGAGAAGACCTGCCGCATCCTGGCCTGCAACGACCCCAGCAAAAGGCTCATCGACCAGAGCTTCCTGGCCTTCGAGTCGTCCTGTATGACCTTCGGGGACCTGGTGAACAAGTACTGCCAGGCAGCCCACAAGCTGATGGTGGCTGTGTCCGAGGATGTCCTGCAGGTCTACTCCGACTGGCAGCGCTGGCTCTTCGGGGAGCTGCCCCTCAGCTACTTTGCCCGCGTCTTTGACGTCTTCCTGGTTGAGGGGTACAAGGTGCTGTACCGGGTGGCGCTGGCAATCCTCAAGTTCTTCCACAAGGTGAGAGCCGGGCAGCCCCTCGAGTCAGACAATGTGAAGCAGGACATCCGGCTGTTTGTCAAGGACATTGCCAAGACGGTGTCTCCCGAGAAGCTGCTGGAGAAGGCCTTTGCCATCCGGCTGTTCTCGCGGAAGGAGATCCAGCTCCTGCAGCTGGCCAACGAGAAGGCGCTGAAACACCGGGGCATTACGGTCAAGCAGAAGAG GCAGTTTGTGCACCTGGCCGTCCACGCAGAGAACTTCCACTCGGAGATTGTCAGCGTGAAAGAAATGAGAGACATCTGGTCGTGGGTCCCCGAGCGCTTCGCCCTCTGCCAGCCCCTGCTGCTCTTCTCCTCACTGCAGCACGGCTACAGCCTGACCAG GTTTTACTTCCAGTGTGAAGGGCACGAGCCCACCCTCCTTCTCATTAAGACCACTCAAAAGGAG GTGTGTGGCGCTTACCTGTCAACAGACTGGAGTGAAAGAAATAAGTTTGGAGGCAAACTGGGCTTCTTTGGGACCGGAGAGTGCTTTGTGTTCAGG CTGCAGCCTGAGGTCCAGCGCTACGAGTGGGTGGTCATTAAACACCCTGAGCTGACCAAGGCGACGCCCGTGGCACCCCCGGAGGCCACGGCCGCTCCCTCCCAGCTGGGCCATGCCGTCCCCTTGGACCCCACCGACCGCCTCTCGCCGTTCCTGGCCGCTCGGCACTTCAACCTGCCGTCCAAGACAGAGTCCATGTTCATGGCCGGCGGCAGCGACTGCCTCGTCATCG GTGGAGGGGGCGGCCAGGCACTCTACATTGATGGGGACCTGAACCGTGGCCGCACGGGACACTGCGACACCTTCAACAACCAGCCCCTCTGCTCCGAGAACTTCCTCATCGCAGCGGTGGAGGCATGGGGCTTCCAGGACCCCAACACCCAGAACCCGGGCCCGTGA
- the TBC1D24 gene encoding TBC1 domain family member 24 isoform X4, producing the protein MDSPGYNCFVDRAKMDRAIRDAGPRELSCTELPELKQLARQGYWAHSHALRGQVYQRLIRDIPCRAVTPDASVYSDIVGKIVGKHSGSSLPLPEFVDSSQVPSYCLNPRGEGAVRKILLCVAHQFPDISFCPALPAVVALLLHYSLDEAECFEKTCRILACNDPSKRLIDQSFLAFESSCMTFGDLVNKYCQAAHKLMVAVSEDVLQVYSDWQRWLFGELPLSYFARVFDVFLVEGYKVLYRVALAILKFFHKVRAGQPLESDNVKQDIRLFVKDIAKTVSPEKLLEKAFAIRLFSRKEIQLLQLANEKALKHRGITVKQKSVSLYRRQFVHLAVHAENFHSEIVSVKEMRDIWSWVPERFALCQPLLLFSSLQHGYSLTRFYFQCEGHEPTLLLIKTTQKEVCGAYLSTDWSERNKFGGKLGFFGTGECFVFRLGHAVPLDPTDRLSPFLAARHFNLPSKTESMFMAGGSDCLVIGGGGGQALYIDGDLNRGRTGHCDTFNNQPLCSENFLIAAVEAWGFQDPNTQNPGP; encoded by the exons ATGGACTCCCCTGGCTACAACTGCTTCGTGGACAGAGCCAAGATGGACAGAGCCATTCGCGACGCGGGGCCCCGGGAGCTGAGCTGCACGGAGCTGCCGGAGCTGAAGCAGCTGGCTCGGCAGGGCTACTGGGCGCACAGCCATGCCCTGCGGGGCCAGGTGTACCAGCGGCTGATCCGCGACATCCCGTGCCGCGCAGTCACGCCCGACGCCAGCGTGTACAGCGACATCGTGGGCAAGATCGTGGGCAAGCACAGCGGCAGCAGCCTGCCCCTGCCCGAGTTCGTGGACAGCAGCCAGGTGCCCAGCTACTGCCTGAACCCACGGGGCGAGGGGGCCGTGCGCAAGATCCTGCTGTGCGTGGCCCACCAGTTCCCCGACATCTCCTTCTGTCCCGCCCTGCCTGCCGTCGTGGCCCTGCTCCTGCACTACAGCCTGGACGAGGCCGAGTGCTTCGAGAAGACCTGCCGCATCCTGGCCTGCAACGACCCCAGCAAAAGGCTCATCGACCAGAGCTTCCTGGCCTTCGAGTCGTCCTGTATGACCTTCGGGGACCTGGTGAACAAGTACTGCCAGGCAGCCCACAAGCTGATGGTGGCTGTGTCCGAGGATGTCCTGCAGGTCTACTCCGACTGGCAGCGCTGGCTCTTCGGGGAGCTGCCCCTCAGCTACTTTGCCCGCGTCTTTGACGTCTTCCTGGTTGAGGGGTACAAGGTGCTGTACCGGGTGGCGCTGGCAATCCTCAAGTTCTTCCACAAGGTGAGAGCCGGGCAGCCCCTCGAGTCAGACAATGTGAAGCAGGACATCCGGCTGTTTGTCAAGGACATTGCCAAGACGGTGTCTCCCGAGAAGCTGCTGGAGAAGGCCTTTGCCATCCGGCTGTTCTCGCGGAAGGAGATCCAGCTCCTGCAGCTGGCCAACGAGAAGGCGCTGAAACACCGGGGCATTACGGTCAAGCAGAAGAG TGTTTCACTTTACAGAAG GCAGTTTGTGCACCTGGCCGTCCACGCAGAGAACTTCCACTCGGAGATTGTCAGCGTGAAAGAAATGAGAGACATCTGGTCGTGGGTCCCCGAGCGCTTCGCCCTCTGCCAGCCCCTGCTGCTCTTCTCCTCACTGCAGCACGGCTACAGCCTGACCAG GTTTTACTTCCAGTGTGAAGGGCACGAGCCCACCCTCCTTCTCATTAAGACCACTCAAAAGGAG GTGTGTGGCGCTTACCTGTCAACAGACTGGAGTGAAAGAAATAAGTTTGGAGGCAAACTGGGCTTCTTTGGGACCGGAGAGTGCTTTGTGTTCAGG CTGGGCCATGCCGTCCCCTTGGACCCCACCGACCGCCTCTCGCCGTTCCTGGCCGCTCGGCACTTCAACCTGCCGTCCAAGACAGAGTCCATGTTCATGGCCGGCGGCAGCGACTGCCTCGTCATCG GTGGAGGGGGCGGCCAGGCACTCTACATTGATGGGGACCTGAACCGTGGCCGCACGGGACACTGCGACACCTTCAACAACCAGCCCCTCTGCTCCGAGAACTTCCTCATCGCAGCGGTGGAGGCATGGGGCTTCCAGGACCCCAACACCCAGAACCCGGGCCCGTGA